One genomic region from Argentina anserina chromosome 2, drPotAnse1.1, whole genome shotgun sequence encodes:
- the LOC126784393 gene encoding costars family protein: protein MNVEEEVERLKEEIERLGKVQDDGSYKVTFGVLFNDDRCANIFEALVGTLRAAKRRKLLTYEGELLLQGVHDNVEIILKPSAAAAAQVI from the exons atgaaTGTAGAAGAAGAGGTCGAGCGTCTCAAAGAAGAAATCGAAAGGCTTGGCAAGGTTCAAGACGATGGTTCTTACAAG GTCACATTCGGTGTGTTATTTAATGATGATAGATGTGCAAACATATTTGAAGCTTTGGTTGGAACACTAAGAGCTGCAAAGAGGCGGAAACTTCTCACATATGAAGGTGAGCTTCTGCTGCAAGGAGTTCATGACAATGTGGAAATCATACTCAAACCTtccgcagcagcagcagcacaaGTGATTTAA